The following are encoded in a window of Drosophila simulans strain w501 chromosome 3L, Prin_Dsim_3.1, whole genome shotgun sequence genomic DNA:
- the LOC6737610 gene encoding molybdenum cofactor biosynthesis protein 1 isoform X1 — MRLLARHAIRLLGQENRAGEVASISRGAIRLKATTGYLNLATASVQPLEPEKQVQRKNSPLTDSFGRHHTYLRISLTERCNLRCDYCMPAEGVPLQPKNKLLTTEEILRLARIFVEQGVRKIRLTGGEPTVRRDIVEIVAQMKALPELEQVGITTNGLVLTRLLLPLQRAGLDNLNISLDTLKRDRFEKITRRKGWERVIAGIDLAVQLGYRPKVNCVLMRDFNEDEICDFVEFTRDRPVDVRFIEYMPFSGNKWHTERLISYKDTLQIIRKRWPDFQALPNGPNDTSKAYAVPGFKGQVGFITSMTEHFCGTCNRLRLTADGNIKVCLFGNKEFSLRDAMRDESVSEEQLVDLIGAAVQRKKKQHADAAPRLHHHLHPYSYHHAYHTSRLQLQARNYSRLTHVDGQGKAQMVDVGAKPSTTRLARAEATVQVGEKLTQLIADNQVAKGDVLTVAQIAGIMGAKRTAELIPLCHNISLSSVKVQATLLKTEQSVRLEASVRCSGQTGVEMEALTAVSVAALTVYDMCKAVSHDICITNVRLLSKSGGKGDFQREESKNGIVTEVE, encoded by the exons atgcgGCTACTGGCCAGACACGCGATTCGATTGCTGGGTCAGGAGAATCGCGCGGGCGAGGTGGCTTCAATTTCGAGAGGAGCAATCCGGCTGAAGGCCACAACCGGTTACCTCAATCTGGCCACGGCAAGTGTTCAGCCATTGGAGCCGGAGAAACAGGTGCAGAGAAAG AATTCGCCACTCACGGATTCCTTTGGCCGACATCATACCTATTTGAGAATTTCTCTAACGGAACGCTGCAACCTGCGAT GTGACTACTGCATGCCCGCTGAAGGCGTTCCGCTACAGCCCAAAAACAAGCTCCTGACCACCGAGGAAATCCTTCGTCTAGCTCGAATTTTCGTGGAGCAGGGAGTGCGAAAGATCCGCTTGACGGGCGGAGAGCCAACTGTGCGCAGGGATATCGTAGAGATCGTGGCACAAATGAAAGCTCTACCCGAACTGGAGCAAGTCGGAATTACCACCAATGGCCTGGTGCTGACCCGCCTGCTGTTGCCGCTCCAGAGAGCTGGTCTGGATAACCTGAACATCAGTCTGGACACGCTGAAGAGGGATCGCTTCGAGAAGATCACCAGGCGAAAAGGATGGGAGCGAGTGATAGCCGGCATTGATCTAGCTGTCCAATTGGGCTATCGCCCCAAGGTGAACTGCGTCCTTATGCGGGATTTCAACGAGGATGAAATCTGTGATTTCGTTGAGTTCACCAGGGATCGTCCGGTAGATGTGCGGTTCATAGAGTACATGCCATTCTCCGGAAACAAGTGGCATACAGAGAGGCTCATTTCGTACAAAGATACCCTGCAAATCATTCGAAAAAGGTGGCCAGACTTCCAGGCCCTTCCCAATGGACCCAATGACACCTCTAAAGCCTATGCAGTTCCGGGATTCAAGGGTCAGGTCGGCTTCATCACCTCAATGACGGAACACTTTTGTGGAACCTGCAATAGATTGCGACTCACTGCGGATGGAAACATAAAGGTGTGCTTGTTTGGCAACAAAGAGTTCTCGTTGAGAGATGCCATGCGAGATGAGAGTGTTAGCGAGGAACAGTTGGTGGATCTCATTGGAGCAGCCGTCCAGCGTAAGAAGAAACAGCATGCAG ATGCTGCGCCAAGActccatcatcatcttcatcctTATTCGTATCACCACGCATATCATACTTCAAGGCTGCAGCTCCAGGCCCGAAATTACAGCCGACTTACCCATGTCGATGGCCAGGGCAAGGCCCAAATGGTGGATGTGGGCGCAAAACCGTCGACCACAAGATTAGCTCGTGCAGAGGCCACTGTCCAGGTGGGTGAGAAACTCACCCAACTTATAGCCGACAATCAAGTGGCCAAGGGAGATGTTCTGACCGTAGCCCAGATTGCTGGCATAATGGGCGCTAAGCGAACTGCCGAACTGATACCTCTGTGTCACAACATCAGCTTGTCCTCCGTGAAAGTGCAGGCCACTCTTCTGAAAACCGAACAATCTGTGCGGCTGGAGGCATCCGTTCGCTGCTCCGGCCAAACTGGAGTCGAGATGGAGGCACTAACCGCAGTTTCAGTGGCCGCGTTAACTGTGTACGACATGTGCAAGGCTGTTTCCCACGACATCTGCATCACAAATGTCCGCCTGCTAAGCAAATCCGGCGGAAAAGGGGACTTCCAGAGGGAGGAGTCCAAAAATGGAATAGTTACAGAGGTCGAATGA
- the LOC6737610 gene encoding molybdenum cofactor biosynthesis protein 1 isoform X2, with protein MRLLARHAIRLLGQENRAGEVASISRGAIRLKATTGYLNLATASVQPLEPEKQVQRKNSPLTDSFGRHHTYLRISLTERCNLRCDYCMPAEGVPLQPKNKLLTTEEILRLARIFVEQGVRKIRLTGGEPTVRRDIVEIVAQMKALPELEQVGITTNGLVLTRLLLPLQRAGLDNLNISLDTLKRDRFEKITRRKGWERVIAGIDLAVQLGYRPKVNCVLMRDFNEDEICDFVEFTRDRPVDVRFIEYMPFSGNKWHTERLISYKDTLQIIRKRWPDFQALPNGPNDTSKAYAVPGFKGQVGFITSMTEHFCGTCNRLRLTADGNIKVCLFGNKEFSLRDAMRDESVSEEQLVDLIGAAVQRKKKQHAGMLNLSQMENRPMILIGG; from the exons atgcgGCTACTGGCCAGACACGCGATTCGATTGCTGGGTCAGGAGAATCGCGCGGGCGAGGTGGCTTCAATTTCGAGAGGAGCAATCCGGCTGAAGGCCACAACCGGTTACCTCAATCTGGCCACGGCAAGTGTTCAGCCATTGGAGCCGGAGAAACAGGTGCAGAGAAAG AATTCGCCACTCACGGATTCCTTTGGCCGACATCATACCTATTTGAGAATTTCTCTAACGGAACGCTGCAACCTGCGAT GTGACTACTGCATGCCCGCTGAAGGCGTTCCGCTACAGCCCAAAAACAAGCTCCTGACCACCGAGGAAATCCTTCGTCTAGCTCGAATTTTCGTGGAGCAGGGAGTGCGAAAGATCCGCTTGACGGGCGGAGAGCCAACTGTGCGCAGGGATATCGTAGAGATCGTGGCACAAATGAAAGCTCTACCCGAACTGGAGCAAGTCGGAATTACCACCAATGGCCTGGTGCTGACCCGCCTGCTGTTGCCGCTCCAGAGAGCTGGTCTGGATAACCTGAACATCAGTCTGGACACGCTGAAGAGGGATCGCTTCGAGAAGATCACCAGGCGAAAAGGATGGGAGCGAGTGATAGCCGGCATTGATCTAGCTGTCCAATTGGGCTATCGCCCCAAGGTGAACTGCGTCCTTATGCGGGATTTCAACGAGGATGAAATCTGTGATTTCGTTGAGTTCACCAGGGATCGTCCGGTAGATGTGCGGTTCATAGAGTACATGCCATTCTCCGGAAACAAGTGGCATACAGAGAGGCTCATTTCGTACAAAGATACCCTGCAAATCATTCGAAAAAGGTGGCCAGACTTCCAGGCCCTTCCCAATGGACCCAATGACACCTCTAAAGCCTATGCAGTTCCGGGATTCAAGGGTCAGGTCGGCTTCATCACCTCAATGACGGAACACTTTTGTGGAACCTGCAATAGATTGCGACTCACTGCGGATGGAAACATAAAGGTGTGCTTGTTTGGCAACAAAGAGTTCTCGTTGAGAGATGCCATGCGAGATGAGAGTGTTAGCGAGGAACAGTTGGTGGATCTCATTGGAGCAGCCGTCCAGCGTAAGAAGAAACAGCATGCAG GCATGCTCAACCTGTCGCAGATGGAGAACCGGCCCATGATACTCATTGGCGGCTAG
- the LOC6737612 gene encoding probable prefoldin subunit 2: MSTESAKPALSQEAIVAQFQQLRNEQRNLVNSLNTLEMDLREHKTVIETLEAADPDRKCFRQIGGVLCERTVKEVLPQLVENKDFIAKTINMVTNDLSKKGSELNKFKEEHNIKIRGEHLVAEGAKGDDAEDKAENRNVLVYN, encoded by the exons ATGAGCACCGAATCGGCGAAGCCGGCACTCAGCCAGGAGGCCATTGTGGCCCAGTTCCAACAGCTGCGCAATGAGCAGCGCAATTTGGTCAACAGTTTAAATACGCTCGAAATGGATTTGAGGGAACACAA AACTGTGATAGAAACTCTGGAGGCGGCGGATCCCGATCGGAAATGCTTTCGTCAAATTGGCGGTGTGCTGTGCGAAAGGACCGTGAAGGAGGTGCTGCCACAGCTGGTGGAGAACAAGGATTTCATCGCCAAGACCATAAACATGGTCACCAACGACCTGAGCAAAAAGGGCAGTGAGCTGAACAAGTTCAAGGAGGAGCACAACATCAAGATTCGCGGCGAACACCTGGTCGCCGAAGGAGCCAAGGGCGACGATGCGGAGGACAAGGCGGAGAATCGCAATGTCCTGGTGTACAACTAG
- the LOC6737613 gene encoding uncharacterized protein F23B12.7 yields MPAAVATGVQFGGPSKNKKIVFDDSGEAVVKENKKEHPQRPKFQGKEQVKKPQKTKFGEDGKAEGAKSFNKNHQKPDFANKPQRIKFGDDGEQVASKSFNQNHKNGPKPQKIKFGEDGEAVHQKPFNKNNHKLNGQKSDFANKPQKIKFTDDGEDEVTPNSSNTKTEPAKKSQKIKFGDDGESKENFKKPQRIKFDEDGAGKNVSDSDGDSDEELGDSISKKHNKYQSKIDEDEESQKKWYHVHPDYPSTDEVLDMKENDQLELYNLCKNSFEAEKITFNKRNPSDARWLQTALHKGTAKDRANAGALLVTSNPLGNLEALSTLIGFCKISNKASNDVIAVLTDLWQEVLLPPNRKLLAVHTRGADWKKLKKDENLRNEQKRRIYAYWHFESELKDQYHEFLKNVMQGLQTGQEHNKNSSIVSAARLLAYAPEKEQLLLTMLVNKLGDPIAKIASKALHHLSEVAQKHPNMCGVIVAEAEKLLFRNNISERAQHFALCFLSSIAPSGRPEVCTKLVNICFALFKVLVQKGAVNNRTMQAILRCLQKAIVEAKPAKDSNGELLTKEMQDTIYRLVHLADIRVAVQTLGLLLQLVAVKTEKSDRFYNALYVKLLDLNLINVGSKTAAHLLHIVHRAIHIDSHVARAQAFVKRLLQLTLYAPPHIAAGCLIVIHKLLRMRRELIGGIGASEEVEEGSKVVLPIGADLDKFGSDDEEVYEDVKDEADDTKDSNPSEEKAENDVKSSASSWHHASVAATEAKVRDIDSCKYDPYHRVPAFAGAAYALRHELLLLRQHYHPTVQVFAEQILQQSRIDYYGDPLRDFGLPHFLERFAFKNPKKLEVSQAAENATVAHKRYMAHGARGRPVKSLTKANCTEDEMFIFNFLEHKRKQAEIVAQNKKQKEVKKDGPEEGDDGEAGEEYLKEGEVDDDEFEAYLDGYFGKKFKEGVDEEQDEEELNFLQELGGEMKKDKSKDKKKKKQSDKAEDEMDDIDDDWGDDDLAEDEDDEMQGEDQSDDETGSIDLQPLDDDDDDVDDDDDEGSISEGGPDDSDSSDAPESPDEEDDDEDAPPRSKKSRKDSTDMVGGRSFAKTLKQSHDMSSLFAAADDFSSLLEETAKVKGQGTSNAVFNKDKSSDKQLKWEENRRSNSKSYKGKKFAGKPAAKGGRPQKAGKKRKH; encoded by the exons ATGCCGGCAGCAGTGGCCACAGGTGTGCAATTCGGTGGACCGtccaaaaacaagaaaatcgTGTTCGACGACTCCGGCGAGGCGGTAgttaaagaaaacaaaaaggagcACCCACAAAGGCCTAAATTTCAAGGCAAGGAACAGGTGAAAAAGCCGCAGAAAACTAAGTTTGGTGAAGATGGAAAAGCGGAAGGTGCTAAATCCTTCAATAAGAACCACCAAAAGCCGGATTTTGCAAATAAACCACAGAGGATAAAGTTCGGTGACGATGGAGAACAAGTAGCTTCCAAGTCGTTCAACCAAAATCATAAGAATGGACCAAAACcacagaaaatcaaatttggaGAGGATGGAGAAGCAGTACATCAAAAACctttcaacaaaaacaatcatAAACTTAATGGTCAAAAGTCGGACTTCGCCAATAAACCACAAAAAATCAAGTTCACTGATGATGGAGAAGATGAAGTAACTCCGAATTCTTCCAACACAAAGACGGAACCGGCCAAGAAGTCCCAAAAAATCAAGTTTGGAGATGACGGAGAGTCCAAGGAGAACTTTAAAAAGCCTCAACGAATCAAGTTTGATGAGGATGGAGCTGGGAAAAATGTATCCGACAGCGATGGAGACAGCGATGAGGAATTGGGTGACTCCATTTCCAAAAAGCACAACAAATACCAGTCAAAAATAGATGAAGACGAGGAGTCCCAAAAGAAGTGGTACCATGTG CATCCCGACTATCCGTCCACCGACGAGGTGCTGGACATGAAGGAGAACGATCAGCTGGAGCTGTACAATCTCTGCAAGAATTCCTTCGAGGCGGAGAAGATAACTTTTAATAAAC GCAATCCCTCGGATGCTCGCTGGTTGCAAACCGCTCTGCACAAGGGTACTGCAAAGGATCGGGCCAATGCGGGCGCACTTCTGGTGACAAGCAATCCACTGGGCAATTTGGAAGCATTGAGCACTTTAATTGGCTTTTGCAAGATCTCCAACAAGGCCAGCAATGATGTGATTGCAGTGCTCACGGATTTGTGGCAGGAGGTGCTGCTCCCGCCAAACAGAAAACTCCTGGCGGTGCACACACGTGGTGCTGATTGGAAAAAGCTGAAGAAGGATGAGAATTTGCGCAACGAACAGAAGCGCCGCATTTACGCGTACTGGCATTTTGAGAGCGAATTAAAGGACCAGTACCACGAGTTCTTGAAGAACGTTATGCAGGGCCTGCAGACTGGACAGGAACACAATAAGAACTCCTCTATTGTGTCAGCAGCTAGGTTGTTGGCCTATGCTCCCGaaaaggagcagctgctgctaaCCATGCTGGTGAACAAACTGGGCGATCCCATCGCCAAGATTGCCTCCAAGGCGTTGCATCACCTCAGCGAGGTGGCCCAAAAACATCCCAACATGTGCGGTGTTATTGTTGCCGAAGCGGAGAAGCTACTTTTCCGTAACAACATTTCCGAGCGAGCGCAGCACTTTGCACTGTGCTTCCTCTCCAGCATCGCACCCTCTGGCCGGCCCGAAGTCTGCACCAAGTTGGTCAACATATGCTTTGCCCTCTTCAAGGTTCTCGTCCAGAAGGGAGCCGTAAATAATAGAACCATGCAGGCCATTCTGCGATGCTTGCAAAAGGCTATCGTGGAGGCTAAGCCGGCAAAGGATAGCAACGGGGAATTACTCACCAAGGAAATGCAGGACACCATCTACCGATTGGTCCACTTGGCAGACATTAGGGTCGCCGTACAGACTCTCggcctgctgctgcaactggtTGCAGTGAAAACGGAGAAATCGGATCGGTTCTATAATGCTTTGTATGTGAAGCTGCTGGATCTGAACCTAATTAATGTGGGTAGTAAAACGGCGGCTCATCTACTGCATATTGTACATCGGGCCATCCACATCGACAGCCATGTGGCCAGGGCCCAGGCATTCGTGAAGCGTCTGCTGCAGTTGACTCTATACGCTCCTCCGCACATTGCAGCTGGTTGTTTAATCGTCATCCACAAGTTGTTGCGCATGCGCCGCGAGCTAATTGGCGGCATTGGAGCCTCTGAGGAAGTAGAGGAAGGTTCCAAAGTTGTTCTACCAATCGGTGCAGATCTGGACAAGTTCGGTAGCGACGATGAGGAGGTCTACGAGGATGTCAAAGATGAGGCGGATGATACTAAAGACTCCAATCCATCGGAAGAGAAGGCAGAAAATGATGTTAAGTCAAGTGCATCCTCCTGGCATCATGCCAGTGTGGCTGCCACAGAGGCCAAGGTGCGGGATATTGATTCCTGCAAGTACGATCCGTACCATCGAGTGCCCGCCTTTGCAGGAGCTGCATATGCGCTCCGCCACgaactgttgttgctgcggcaaCACTACCATCCCACCGTTCAGGTCTTCGCCGAACAGATTCTTCAGC AATCACGCATTGATTACTATGGTGATCCGCTCAGAGATTTCGGACTGCCACACTTTTTGGAGCGTTTCGCCTTCAAGAATCCGAAAAAGCTGGAAGTTTCACAAGCAGCGGAAAATGCTACCGTGGCACACAAGCGATACATGGCTCACGGAGCGCGAGGAAGACCAGTGAAATCGCTGACGAAGGCCAACTGCACCGAGGACGAGATGTTCATCTTCAACTTCTTGGAGCATAAACGCAAACAAGCGGAAATTGTGGCGCAGAACAAAAAGCAGAAGGAGGTCAAGAAGGACGGCCCAGAAGAAGGAGATGATGGCGAGGCTGGAGAGGAATACCTAAAGGAGGGCGAAGTGGATGACGATGAGTTCGAAGCCTATTTGGATGGGTATTTCGGCAAGAAGTTCAAGGAGGGTGTCGACGAAGAGCAGGATGAAGAGGAGCTGAACTTCCTGCAGGAGCTGGGCGGCGAGATGAAGAAGGATAAGTCCAAGGataagaaaaagaagaagcagtCCGACAAGGCGGAAGATGAGATGGACGATATTGATGACGACTGGGGTGATGACGACTTGGCagaagatgaagatgatgaAATGCAGGGCGAAGATCAGTCCGACGATGAAACGGGCTCGATTGATTTGCAGCCActtgatgacgacgacgatgatgttgatgatgacgatgatgagggCTCGATTTCAGAGGGCGGCCCTGACGACAGTGATTCAAGCGATGCTCCTGAGAGTCCCGACGAAGAGGATGACGACGAAGATGCACCACCGAGATCCAAAAAATCCCGCAAAGACTCCACCGACATGGTGGGAGGACGAAGCTTTGCCAAAACACTCAAACAGAGTCACG ATATGTCCTCTCTGTTTGCTGCCGCCGATGACTTCTCTTCGCTGCTGGAGGAGACGGCCAAGGTAAAGGGTCAGGGAACCAGCAATGCCGTCTTCAACAAGGACAAGTCCTCCgacaaacaattgaaatgggAAGAGAACCGACGATCGAACTCTAAATCCTACAAGGGCAAGAAGTTTGCCGGTAAACCAGCGGCCAAAGGCGGTAGACCACAGAAAGCGGGCAAGAAGCGGAAACACTAA